One genomic window of Solea solea chromosome 12, fSolSol10.1, whole genome shotgun sequence includes the following:
- the mgat4c gene encoding alpha-1,3-mannosyl-glycoprotein 4-beta-N-acetylglucosaminyltransferase C, translating into MRLVWKSLDKMRCLRKRSTIPFLGFLITFLLFLNLYIEDGYVLEEDKRQLREASVHPPSSERYVHTFRDLSNFSGAINVTYRYLAGTPLNRKKYLTIGLSSVKRKRGNYLLETIKSIFDQSSYEELKEIVVVVHLADFDLVWCENLVQEITRKFAHHIIAGRLLVIQAPEEYYPSLDGLKRNYNDPEDRVRFRSKQNVDYAFLLNFCTNLSHFYMMLEDDVRCSRNFLTALKKVITSREGSYWVMLEFSKLGYIGKLYHSRDLSRLAHFLLMFYQEMPCDWLLIHFRGLLAQKDVIRFKPSLFQHMGYYSSYKGAENKLKDDDFEEDSIDIPDNPPASLHTNINVFENYDAAKAYSTVDEYFWGKPPSTGDFFVIVFNKSTKISKIKIATGSDDRQNDLLHHGALEVGEKLVGTKKGKQCSSYITLGEFKNGNIEVLDVDHKIAFEIECVRIVVTASQKEWLIIRSISLWTTQPPSQ; encoded by the exons GAAGAGGATAAACGGCAGCTCAGGGAAGCGTCGGTCCACCCTCCGAGCTCGGAGCGATACGTTCACACCTTCAGAGACCTCAGCAATTTCTCCGGAGCCATTAATGTCACGTATCGTTATCTTGCTGGGACCCCGCTCAACCGCAAGA AGTATCTTACCATTGGACTGTCATCCGtgaaaaggaaaagaggaaactACCTCCTGGAGACTATCAAATCCATCTTTGATCAGTCCAGTTACGAGGAACTGAAAGAGATCGTGGTTGTGGTCCACCTGGCCGACTTTGACCTGGTGTGGTGTGAGAACCTGGTGCAGGAAATCACCAGGAAGTTTGCTCACCACATCATAGCGGGCCGCCTCCTGGTGATCCAGGCGCCAGAGGAGTATTACCCGTCTCTGGACGGATTAAAAAGGAACTACAATGACCCCGAGGACCGCGTCCGTTTCCGCTCAAAGCAGAACGTCGACTATGCTTTCCTCCTCAACTTCTGCACGAACCTCTCCCACTTCTACATGATGCTGGAGGACGACGTGCGCTGCTCTAGGAACTTTCTGACAGCACTGAAGAAGGTGATCACGTCAAGGGAAGGCTCCTACTGGGTGATGCTGGAGTTTTCCAAGTTGGGCTACATCGGGAAGCTCTACCACTCCAGAGACCTGTCACGTCTGGCTCATTTCCTCCTCATGTTCTACCAGGAAATGCCCTGCGACTGGCTACTCATCCACTTCAGAGGGCTGCTGGCCCAGAAGGATGTGATCCGCTTCAAGCCCTCACTTTTCCAGCACATGGGCTACTACTCGTCTTACAAGGGAGCAGAGAACAAACTGAAAGATGACGACTTTGAGGAAGACTCGATAGACATTCCTGACAACCCACCTGCCAGccttcacacaaacatcaatGTCTTTGAAAACTATGACGCCGCCAAGGCTTATAGCACAGTGGATGAATATTTCTGGGGGAAGCCTCCTTCCACGGGGGATTTCTTTGTCATAGTCTTTAACAAGTCCACCAAAATTAGCAAAATAAAGATTGCGACGGGTTCTGACGACAGGCAGAATGACCTTCTTCACCACGGAGCTCTGGAAGTAGGGGAGAAACTAGTCGGGACTAAAAAAGGGAAACAGTGCTCTTCCTATATCACATTAGGGGAGTTTAAAAATGGCAACATTGAGGTTCTTGATGTAGACCACAAGATTGCCTTTGAGATTGAGTGTGTACGCATCGTGGTGACAGCCAGTCAGAAAGAATGGCTTATAATAAGGAGTATAAGTTTATGGACTACACAACCTCCCAGTCAGTGA
- the nts gene encoding neurotensin/neuromedin N, whose protein sequence is MQAQLACMLLLFFTCGGLCTDMDQEQQALEDELLSSLFTSKMKQNKQSAPYWRVSLANLCRILSGLRQETWSGEEQEEGEVRGGSLQLLEELYSLQHICRLLQSREERLLQDPVEYLEENSDTPLKRKSPYILKRQAAHSTKSRRPYILKRSTVY, encoded by the exons ATGCAGGCACAGCTGGCGTGTATGCTTCTCCTCTTTTTCACATGCGGTGGACTTTGTACAG ACATGGACCAGGAGCAGCAGGCGCTGGAGGACGAGCTGCTCAGCAGCCTCTTCACTTCTAAG ATGAAACAGAATAAGCAGAGTGCCCCCTATTGGCGCGTGTCGCTGGCCAACCTGTGCAGGATTCTGAGCGGCCTGAGGCAGGAGACGTGGAGCggtgaggagcaggaggaaggcGAGGTGAGGGGCGGGAGcctgcagctgctggaggagctgtACAGCCTGCAACACATCTGCAGACTGCTGCAGAGCCGGGAGGAgagg CTACTCCAAGACCCCGTCGAATATTTAGAGGAGAACAGTGACACTCCACTGAAGCGAAAATCACCCTACATCCTGAAGAGGCAAGCGGCGCACAGCACCAAATCCCGGAGGCCATACATCTTGAAACGAAGTACAGTTTACTGA